The proteins below come from a single Vanacampus margaritifer isolate UIUO_Vmar chromosome 10, RoL_Vmar_1.0, whole genome shotgun sequence genomic window:
- the tgm8 gene encoding protein-glutamine gamma-glutamyltransferase E isoform X2 yields MSSVDNNSVFKGVDVHAKSNHSEHHTSELPEDQLTVRRGQAFKVTLNLSKPFKQGLDSLVLNASTGGSHASEEKGTSCRFGIPDVTGRRASWTARRDAGSSASSLAVLITAPADAPVGKYHLKATLWGEDKMVATLVLLFNPWFSGDAVFMPDEQERQEYVLNEQGVIYRGSSNYISPLNWDFGHFEDDMVEICCQVLDSNLNYKNNPGSDLASRGDPAYVGRVVSAMINGPDDRGVLMGNWSDSFAGGFSPSHWSGSHDILTLWKKNKYQTVKYGQCWVFAGVMCSVMRLLGIPTRVVSNYVSAHDTNSNLTIDVYHADEGAEHKESPDSIWNYHVWVESWMKRPDLKDGVVFDGWQVLDATPQEASNGLYQCGPASLAAILKGETELPYDVPFVFAEVNADCVDWLTKADGTDEMMTSDTKRVGKSISTKAVGYDKRVDITRSYKHREGSEAERAVFKYALSDDKDSGGEDSAGGESSAGGESSAGGESSAGGEGSAGGEGSAGGEPDGGTSQPPAPPAPPLPPPQLTIRFDEMSVPEYGKDVQLRLVLSSEGRVERKLKIHISVDAMHYNGTFVATIQSEVKEETLHPLRELSLPIVIPARSYQEHMRKADSLKVLAVVTDKRHPDKIYLAEDDVILRDAPVIVTVSGFVRQYQEAAGEVIFMNPIQETLTDMTLSLSGSGLLRQELEYKLPDQSPNTRIRVQFKFTPHRTGKKWLTADIHSSMFKDFKGRCEVNVRL; encoded by the exons ATGAGCTCGGTGGACAACAATTCGG TGTTCAAGGGCGTGGACGTGCACGCCAAGAGCAACCACAGCGAGCATCACACCAGCGAGCTTCCCGAAGATCAGCTGACCGTCCGCAGGGGACAAGCCTTCAAGGTCACCTTGAACTTGAGCAAGCCTTTCAAGCAGGGCCTGGATTCCCTCGTCCTCAATGCCTCCACCGGGG GAAGTCACGCTTCTGAGGAGAAGGGCACCTCGTGCCGCTTTGGCATCCCGGACGTGACTGGTCGCCGGGCTTCGTGGACGGCCAGACGGGACGCCGGCTCGTCCGCCAGCAGCCTGGCGGTGCTCATCACGGCGCCGGCGGACGCCCCCGTCGGCAAGTACCATCTGAAGGCCACCCTGTGGGGAGAGGACAAGATGGTCGCCACGCTCGTGCTGCTCTTCAACCCCTGGTTCTCTG GAGACGCGGTGTTCATGCCAGATGAGCAAGAGAGACAAGAATATGTGCTGAATGAACAAGGAGTCATCTACAGAGGAAGTTCAAATTACATATCACCTCTCAACTGGGACTTTGGACAC TTTGAAGACGACATGGTCGAAATTTGCTGTCAAGTCCTGGACAGCAATCTCAACTACAAAAACAACCCCGGCAGCGATCTGGCCTCCCGCGGCGACCCGGCCTACGTGGGCCGCGTGGTCAGCGCCATG ATCAACGGTCCGGACGATCGCGGGGTCCTGATGGGCAACTGGTCGGATTCCTTCGCCGGCGGCTTCTCGCCCTCCCACTGGAGCGGCAGCCATGACATCCTCACCTTGTGGAAGAAGAACAAGTACCAGACGGTCAAGTACGGCCAGTGCTGGGTCTTTGCCGGCGTCATGTGTTCAG TCATGCGTCTGTTGGGCATTCCCACCCGCGTGGTCTCCAACTACGTGTCGGCCCACGACACCAACAGCAACCTCACCATCGACGTCTACCACGCCGATGAAGGGGCGGAGCACAAAGAGTCCCCGGACAGCATCTG GAACTATCACGTGTGGGTTGAGTCGTGGATGAAGCGTCCTGACCTGAAGGACGGCGTCGTCTTTGACGGCTGGCAGGTTTTGGATGCCACGCCGCAGGAGGCCAGTAACG GCTTGTACCAGTGCGGCCCCGCCTCtttggcggccatcttgaagGGCGAGACCGAGCTCCCGTACGACGTCCCCTTTGTGTTCGCCGAGGTCAACGCGGACTGCGTGGACTGGCTG ACCAAAGCTGACGGCACCGATGAGATGATGACCTCGGACACCAAGCGAGTTGGTAAGAGCATCTCCACCAAGGCGGTGGGCTACGACAAGCGTGTCGACATCACCAGGTCCTACAAGCACAGGGAGG GCTCGGAAGCGGAGCGCGCCGTCTTCAAGTACGCCCTCAGCGATGACAAAGACAGCGGCGGCGAAGATTCTGCGGGCGGCGAAAGTTCTGCGGGCGGCGAAAGTTCTGCGGGCGGCGAAAGTTCTGCGGGCGGCGAAGGTTCTGCGGGCGGCGAAGGTTCTGCGGGCGGGGAGCCCGACGGCGGCACCTCGCAACCCCCCGCGCCACCGGCCCCCCCGCTCCCCCCTCCGCAGCTCACCATACGCTTTGATGAG atgtCGGTACCGGAGTACGGCAAGGACGTGCAGCTGAGGCTGGTGCTGAGCAGCGAGGGCAGAGTGGAACGGAAGCTCAAGATCCACATCAGCGTGGACGCGATGCACTACAACGGCACTTTTGTCGCCACCATCCAGTCGGAGGTCAAGGAGGAGACGTTGCATCCTCTCCGAG AGCTGTCGCTGCCCATCGTCATCCCCGCCCGCTCGTACCAAGAGCACATGCGGAAGGCCGACAGCTTGAAGGTGTTGGCGGTGGTGACGGACAAGCGGCATCCCGACAAAATATACCTGGCGGAGGACGACGTCATACTGCGCGACGCCCCCGTCATCGTCACC GTTTCCGGTTTTGTCCGGCAGTACCAGGAGGCGGCGGGAGAGGTGATCTTCATGAACCCCATCCAGGAGACCCTGACGGACATGACCCTGTCCCTGTCGGGAAGCGGCCTCCTGCGCCAGGAGCTAGAATACAA ACTTCCTGACCAGTCTCCCAACACTCGCATCCGCGTCCAGTTTAAGTTTACCCCGCACAGGACGGGCAAAAAGTGGCTGACGGCCGACATCCACTCGTCCATGTTTAAAGATTTCAAGGGCAGATGTGAGGTCAATGTCAGACTGTAA
- the tgm8 gene encoding protein-glutamine gamma-glutamyltransferase E isoform X1, whose translation MSSVDNNSVFKGVDVHAKSNHSEHHTSELPEDQLTVRRGQAFKVTLNLSKPFKQGLDSLVLNASTGGSHASEEKGTSCRFGIPDVTGRRASWTARRDAGSSASSLAVLITAPADAPVGKYHLKATLWGEDKMVATLVLLFNPWFSGDAVFMPDEQERQEYVLNEQGVIYRGSSNYISPLNWDFGHCVSFIPLVLLEQFEDDMVEICCQVLDSNLNYKNNPGSDLASRGDPAYVGRVVSAMINGPDDRGVLMGNWSDSFAGGFSPSHWSGSHDILTLWKKNKYQTVKYGQCWVFAGVMCSVMRLLGIPTRVVSNYVSAHDTNSNLTIDVYHADEGAEHKESPDSIWNYHVWVESWMKRPDLKDGVVFDGWQVLDATPQEASNGLYQCGPASLAAILKGETELPYDVPFVFAEVNADCVDWLTKADGTDEMMTSDTKRVGKSISTKAVGYDKRVDITRSYKHREGSEAERAVFKYALSDDKDSGGEDSAGGESSAGGESSAGGESSAGGEGSAGGEGSAGGEPDGGTSQPPAPPAPPLPPPQLTIRFDEMSVPEYGKDVQLRLVLSSEGRVERKLKIHISVDAMHYNGTFVATIQSEVKEETLHPLRELSLPIVIPARSYQEHMRKADSLKVLAVVTDKRHPDKIYLAEDDVILRDAPVIVTVSGFVRQYQEAAGEVIFMNPIQETLTDMTLSLSGSGLLRQELEYKLPDQSPNTRIRVQFKFTPHRTGKKWLTADIHSSMFKDFKGRCEVNVRL comes from the exons ATGAGCTCGGTGGACAACAATTCGG TGTTCAAGGGCGTGGACGTGCACGCCAAGAGCAACCACAGCGAGCATCACACCAGCGAGCTTCCCGAAGATCAGCTGACCGTCCGCAGGGGACAAGCCTTCAAGGTCACCTTGAACTTGAGCAAGCCTTTCAAGCAGGGCCTGGATTCCCTCGTCCTCAATGCCTCCACCGGGG GAAGTCACGCTTCTGAGGAGAAGGGCACCTCGTGCCGCTTTGGCATCCCGGACGTGACTGGTCGCCGGGCTTCGTGGACGGCCAGACGGGACGCCGGCTCGTCCGCCAGCAGCCTGGCGGTGCTCATCACGGCGCCGGCGGACGCCCCCGTCGGCAAGTACCATCTGAAGGCCACCCTGTGGGGAGAGGACAAGATGGTCGCCACGCTCGTGCTGCTCTTCAACCCCTGGTTCTCTG GAGACGCGGTGTTCATGCCAGATGAGCAAGAGAGACAAGAATATGTGCTGAATGAACAAGGAGTCATCTACAGAGGAAGTTCAAATTACATATCACCTCTCAACTGGGACTTTGGACAC TGTGTCTCATTCATCCCGTTGGTCCTTCTCGAGCAGTTTGAAGACGACATGGTCGAAATTTGCTGTCAAGTCCTGGACAGCAATCTCAACTACAAAAACAACCCCGGCAGCGATCTGGCCTCCCGCGGCGACCCGGCCTACGTGGGCCGCGTGGTCAGCGCCATG ATCAACGGTCCGGACGATCGCGGGGTCCTGATGGGCAACTGGTCGGATTCCTTCGCCGGCGGCTTCTCGCCCTCCCACTGGAGCGGCAGCCATGACATCCTCACCTTGTGGAAGAAGAACAAGTACCAGACGGTCAAGTACGGCCAGTGCTGGGTCTTTGCCGGCGTCATGTGTTCAG TCATGCGTCTGTTGGGCATTCCCACCCGCGTGGTCTCCAACTACGTGTCGGCCCACGACACCAACAGCAACCTCACCATCGACGTCTACCACGCCGATGAAGGGGCGGAGCACAAAGAGTCCCCGGACAGCATCTG GAACTATCACGTGTGGGTTGAGTCGTGGATGAAGCGTCCTGACCTGAAGGACGGCGTCGTCTTTGACGGCTGGCAGGTTTTGGATGCCACGCCGCAGGAGGCCAGTAACG GCTTGTACCAGTGCGGCCCCGCCTCtttggcggccatcttgaagGGCGAGACCGAGCTCCCGTACGACGTCCCCTTTGTGTTCGCCGAGGTCAACGCGGACTGCGTGGACTGGCTG ACCAAAGCTGACGGCACCGATGAGATGATGACCTCGGACACCAAGCGAGTTGGTAAGAGCATCTCCACCAAGGCGGTGGGCTACGACAAGCGTGTCGACATCACCAGGTCCTACAAGCACAGGGAGG GCTCGGAAGCGGAGCGCGCCGTCTTCAAGTACGCCCTCAGCGATGACAAAGACAGCGGCGGCGAAGATTCTGCGGGCGGCGAAAGTTCTGCGGGCGGCGAAAGTTCTGCGGGCGGCGAAAGTTCTGCGGGCGGCGAAGGTTCTGCGGGCGGCGAAGGTTCTGCGGGCGGGGAGCCCGACGGCGGCACCTCGCAACCCCCCGCGCCACCGGCCCCCCCGCTCCCCCCTCCGCAGCTCACCATACGCTTTGATGAG atgtCGGTACCGGAGTACGGCAAGGACGTGCAGCTGAGGCTGGTGCTGAGCAGCGAGGGCAGAGTGGAACGGAAGCTCAAGATCCACATCAGCGTGGACGCGATGCACTACAACGGCACTTTTGTCGCCACCATCCAGTCGGAGGTCAAGGAGGAGACGTTGCATCCTCTCCGAG AGCTGTCGCTGCCCATCGTCATCCCCGCCCGCTCGTACCAAGAGCACATGCGGAAGGCCGACAGCTTGAAGGTGTTGGCGGTGGTGACGGACAAGCGGCATCCCGACAAAATATACCTGGCGGAGGACGACGTCATACTGCGCGACGCCCCCGTCATCGTCACC GTTTCCGGTTTTGTCCGGCAGTACCAGGAGGCGGCGGGAGAGGTGATCTTCATGAACCCCATCCAGGAGACCCTGACGGACATGACCCTGTCCCTGTCGGGAAGCGGCCTCCTGCGCCAGGAGCTAGAATACAA ACTTCCTGACCAGTCTCCCAACACTCGCATCCGCGTCCAGTTTAAGTTTACCCCGCACAGGACGGGCAAAAAGTGGCTGACGGCCGACATCCACTCGTCCATGTTTAAAGATTTCAAGGGCAGATGTGAGGTCAATGTCAGACTGTAA